The following coding sequences lie in one Candidatus Methanomethylicota archaeon genomic window:
- the gatE gene encoding Glu-tRNA(Gln) amidotransferase subunit GatE — MGEDRSYYEKIGLKVGLEIHQQINTKHKLFCKCPTIMVEDGKFKTVKRFLRPSKSELGEIDPAALFEYMKHKEYVYEVPEEASCLVELDEEPPHELNQEALEVALTVALMLKSNPVDEVHVMRKVVIDGSNTTGFQRTAIVAMGGYVSDEEGDVGIKTICLEEEAARKISETKDKIIYRLDRLGIPLIEIATTPTIKTPQQARRVALRIGRILRATGMVKRGLGTIRQDLNISISNGARIEVKGVQDLNLIPKIVEYEVQRQLKLLEIRDELIRRGVKADELEEKITDITEILKESKSKLIRKSIMEGGGVYAVKLKKFKGLLGMEIQPNRRFGTELSERAKLFGGVEGIIHSDELPGYGISQEELNRIKEYMDVKDDDAIVIVCGKYENCRRALEAVVQRAREALMGVPEETRAANDDGTTRYSRPMPGAARMYPETDIRPIPITEDMLNRIKSKLPEDPEETIRRYIEKYGLSRKLAEELIDSDRGKLFEEIVAKWSENATLIASTITYTINSLKNKGLPVENISEESLKKIFDLIGRGEMAKEAIPEVLEYITVNPNVDVEEAVKILGKGGISIEELEKIVREEAEKVKDVIKERGMKAMGLLMGRVMGIVRGRIDGKIVNETVKRILEEELKSLKQS, encoded by the coding sequence ATGGGTGAAGACAGAAGTTACTATGAGAAAATTGGGTTAAAAGTTGGATTAGAAATACATCAACAAATAAATACAAAGCACAAGTTATTCTGCAAATGCCCCACAATAATGGTGGAAGATGGAAAATTCAAAACTGTAAAGAGATTTCTAAGACCATCAAAGAGTGAACTTGGAGAGATAGATCCAGCAGCATTATTTGAATACATGAAACACAAGGAATACGTATACGAAGTTCCTGAAGAAGCATCATGCCTAGTGGAATTGGATGAAGAACCACCACACGAATTGAATCAAGAAGCATTGGAAGTGGCTTTAACAGTGGCACTAATGCTGAAATCCAATCCAGTGGATGAAGTGCATGTTATGCGCAAAGTGGTAATAGATGGATCGAATACCACGGGATTCCAGAGGACAGCAATAGTGGCCATGGGGGGCTACGTAAGCGACGAGGAAGGTGATGTGGGGATAAAAACAATATGTCTGGAGGAGGAAGCTGCAAGGAAGATATCCGAAACTAAGGATAAGATAATCTATAGGCTTGACAGACTTGGAATACCATTAATAGAGATAGCCACAACTCCAACAATAAAAACTCCACAACAAGCGAGGAGGGTAGCATTAAGGATAGGGAGAATACTCAGAGCCACTGGAATGGTTAAGAGGGGGCTTGGAACTATAAGACAAGACCTAAACATATCAATATCCAATGGAGCTAGAATTGAAGTTAAGGGAGTTCAAGACCTAAACTTAATACCAAAAATCGTGGAATACGAAGTTCAAAGACAATTAAAACTCCTAGAAATAAGGGATGAACTAATTAGGAGAGGTGTAAAAGCAGATGAATTAGAAGAAAAAATAACTGACATTACAGAGATACTTAAAGAATCAAAATCGAAACTAATAAGGAAGAGCATAATGGAGGGGGGAGGAGTATATGCAGTTAAACTTAAAAAGTTTAAAGGATTACTTGGAATGGAAATACAGCCAAACAGGAGATTTGGAACAGAACTATCTGAAAGGGCTAAACTATTTGGAGGTGTAGAGGGGATAATACATAGCGATGAACTACCCGGCTACGGAATAAGTCAAGAAGAACTAAATAGGATTAAAGAGTATATGGATGTAAAGGATGATGATGCAATAGTAATTGTGTGTGGAAAATATGAGAACTGTAGGAGGGCCCTAGAAGCAGTAGTGCAGAGGGCTAGGGAAGCATTAATGGGAGTTCCAGAAGAAACTAGAGCTGCAAATGATGATGGAACAACAAGATACAGCAGACCAATGCCGGGGGCTGCAAGAATGTATCCTGAAACAGACATAAGGCCAATACCGATAACCGAGGATATGTTAAATAGGATAAAGTCAAAGTTACCAGAAGACCCTGAAGAAACCATAAGAAGGTACATTGAGAAGTATGGGTTAAGCAGGAAACTGGCGGAAGAATTAATAGACTCTGATAGGGGGAAACTCTTCGAAGAAATAGTGGCAAAATGGAGTGAAAATGCAACTTTAATAGCATCAACAATAACTTACACAATAAACTCATTGAAGAATAAGGGGTTACCCGTGGAAAACATAAGTGAGGAAAGCTTGAAGAAGATATTCGACCTTATCGGAAGAGGTGAAATGGCAAAGGAAGCAATACCAGAAGTACTTGAATACATAACAGTTAATCCAAATGTAGATGTCGAAGAAGCTGTTAAGATACTTGGAAAGGGTGGAATAAGCATTGAGGAATTGGAGAAGATCGTGAGGGAGGAAGCTGAGAAGGTTAAGGATGTGATAAAGGAAAGGGGGATGAAGGCGATGGGTTTACTGATGGGGAGGGTTATGGGGATAGTTAGGGGGAGAATTGATGGCAAAATAGTTAATGAAACCGTTAAGAGAATACTTGAGGAGGAATTAAAGTCACTTAAACAAAGCTAA